One Micromonospora sp. WMMD812 genomic window carries:
- a CDS encoding alpha/beta hydrolase fold domain-containing protein, whose protein sequence is MKVLWSGRDLEFATKRIRRPERLNIPTRHGTIGALVYSPTNTDRAALARAGHRPPVHLLIHGGAFIIRSPWQEGSIARYLASELNTAVVVPDYDTAPDVRWPVSEEQNYDVYRWILDNGVAYGWDVSRLTIGGASAGSKFAMSVIAQAITDGVPVPAALTSEFGCADLSRPDETRTTTIKDPIVSTRMLGLARRTYFLGADPLDPGVSVALHPRLGEFPPTLIMTGEHDTLRHEMNDLAVEMARRGVAVTHRQFPGVDHGFTHNKPIEIAREAVFMIGDHLRAAHARIVTPA, encoded by the coding sequence ATGAAGGTGCTGTGGTCCGGCCGTGACCTGGAGTTCGCGACCAAACGGATCAGGCGACCAGAGCGGCTGAACATCCCGACCCGGCACGGCACGATCGGTGCGCTGGTCTACAGCCCGACGAACACCGATCGTGCGGCGTTGGCTCGTGCGGGCCACCGCCCGCCGGTGCACCTTCTGATCCACGGCGGAGCGTTCATCATCCGGTCGCCGTGGCAGGAAGGCAGCATCGCGCGGTACCTGGCCTCCGAACTGAACACGGCCGTGGTCGTGCCGGACTACGACACCGCGCCGGACGTGCGCTGGCCGGTGTCCGAGGAGCAGAACTACGACGTCTACCGGTGGATCCTCGACAACGGCGTCGCATATGGCTGGGATGTGTCTCGTCTCACGATCGGCGGGGCGAGCGCCGGCAGCAAGTTCGCGATGAGTGTCATCGCTCAGGCCATCACCGACGGCGTCCCCGTTCCCGCCGCGCTGACCTCCGAGTTCGGCTGTGCTGATCTGTCGCGCCCCGACGAGACCCGGACCACCACGATCAAGGACCCGATTGTGTCGACGCGGATGCTCGGACTGGCCCGCCGCACCTACTTCCTCGGCGCCGACCCGCTGGACCCCGGTGTCTCCGTTGCGCTGCACCCGCGTCTCGGGGAGTTCCCGCCGACGCTGATCATGACGGGCGAGCACGATACGCTACGTCACGAGATGAACGACCTCGCCGTCGAGATGGCGCGTCGTGGGGTCGCCGTCACCCACCGCCAGTTCCCGGGCGTCGATCATGGCTTCACTCACAACAAGCCGATTGAGATAGCCCGCGAGGCGGTCTTTATGATCGGCGATCACCTGCGCGCCGCCCACGCCCGGATCGTGACGCCAGCGTAG
- a CDS encoding TetR family transcriptional regulator, producing the protein MVRDAEATRRRLLDAAADEFSEFGIAGARVDRIATASKSNKAQIYHYFGSKERLFDAVMNDIVGRTAGSVPITVDDLPGYAGRLFDAYEDDPRIARLATWYRLERPSDPTQLEVLSETIKDELRQIRAAQKAGVLPSRYRPADLLNLVLHMTFLWAFVFPELQGQFSKTARSHRRRVLVDAVKALLRPEPESAGRPTPLADDHQDDAPSPR; encoded by the coding sequence ATGGTGCGAGATGCAGAGGCGACCCGGCGGCGCCTGCTCGATGCGGCCGCCGATGAGTTTTCGGAGTTCGGAATCGCGGGTGCCCGCGTTGACCGCATCGCGACTGCGTCCAAGAGCAACAAGGCGCAGATCTACCACTATTTCGGTAGCAAGGAGCGCCTGTTCGACGCGGTGATGAACGACATCGTCGGCCGCACCGCCGGAAGTGTTCCGATCACCGTCGACGACCTGCCGGGGTATGCCGGCCGCTTGTTCGACGCGTACGAGGACGATCCGCGGATTGCCCGGCTGGCAACCTGGTACCGGCTCGAGCGTCCCAGTGACCCGACCCAGCTCGAGGTGCTCTCGGAGACCATCAAGGACGAGCTCCGGCAGATTCGCGCTGCCCAGAAGGCCGGCGTTCTGCCGTCGCGGTACCGTCCGGCTGACCTGCTGAACCTCGTTCTGCACATGACTTTCCTCTGGGCCTTCGTCTTCCCGGAGCTGCAGGGGCAGTTTTCCAAGACGGCGCGTAGCCACCGTCGGCGAGTCCTCGTCGATGCGGTGAAGGCGCTACTGCGGCCGGAACCGGAGAGTGCGGGTCGGCCGACCCCGCTCGCCGATGACCACCAGGACGACGCGCCTTCCCCCCGGTGA
- a CDS encoding TetR family transcriptional regulator, with protein sequence MTRDAQATRQRLLSAAADEFAAHGIAGARVDRIAAAAGSNKAQIYHYFGSKERLFDAVLDSIVRRAAAEVPIDVGDLPAYAGRLFDRYEDDPRVARLAIWYRLERADPPKRIDALSSAIEDELTQIRRAQAAGLLPSVRQPVDLLNLVLHMSFLWAFVFPELESQVAKTSRSHRRRVVTDAVRMMLGPSVAPGGGLALPVSGGETPASQA encoded by the coding sequence ATGACCAGGGATGCGCAGGCCACCCGACAGAGGCTGCTCTCAGCGGCGGCAGACGAGTTCGCCGCGCACGGGATCGCCGGCGCTCGCGTCGATCGAATCGCGGCCGCAGCGGGCAGTAACAAGGCGCAGATCTACCACTACTTCGGCAGCAAGGAGCGGCTGTTCGACGCCGTCCTGGACAGCATCGTCCGCCGGGCCGCAGCCGAGGTGCCGATCGATGTCGGCGACCTGCCCGCCTACGCGGGCAGGCTGTTCGACCGCTACGAGGATGACCCGCGGGTGGCCCGACTGGCGATCTGGTACCGCCTGGAACGGGCGGACCCGCCGAAGCGGATCGACGCGCTGTCCAGCGCCATCGAGGATGAGTTGACCCAGATCCGGCGGGCCCAGGCCGCGGGACTGTTGCCGTCCGTGCGGCAGCCGGTCGACCTGCTGAACCTGGTGCTGCACATGTCGTTCCTCTGGGCGTTCGTGTTCCCGGAGCTCGAGAGCCAGGTCGCGAAGACCTCGCGGTCTCATCGCCGCCGGGTCGTCACCGACGCGGTCCGGATGATGCTGGGCCCATCAGTCGCACCCGGCGGCGGTCTTGCACTGCCCGTGTCCGGAGGCGAAACGCCGGCCTCCCAGGCCTGA
- a CDS encoding TetR family transcriptional regulator gives MPGDSAATQRRLIEAAIAEFAALGIAGARVDRIAAAAKSNKAQIYQYFGNKDALFDAAFNALVVTSIQEAPIDPLDLPEYAGRLFDGYEKRPELLRMATWYRLERGGTTAPLEPVVDNIRDKLDAIAAAQGRGDLPGNDDPVTILGLVLHLAQVWSSASPEFAVFIPRLSKAQRRAALVDAVRRVLTY, from the coding sequence ATGCCAGGTGATTCCGCAGCAACGCAACGGCGTCTGATCGAGGCGGCGATCGCCGAGTTCGCGGCACTCGGTATCGCGGGCGCCCGCGTCGACCGCATCGCCGCGGCGGCCAAGTCGAACAAGGCCCAGATCTACCAGTACTTCGGCAACAAGGACGCTCTGTTCGACGCAGCCTTCAACGCACTGGTCGTGACGTCCATCCAAGAGGCCCCGATCGACCCGCTGGACCTCCCCGAGTACGCCGGCCGTCTCTTCGACGGGTACGAGAAGCGTCCCGAGCTGCTGCGGATGGCAACCTGGTACCGGCTCGAGCGCGGCGGCACCACCGCACCTCTGGAGCCGGTCGTCGACAACATCCGCGACAAGCTTGACGCCATCGCCGCCGCCCAGGGGCGCGGCGACCTGCCGGGCAACGACGACCCCGTCACCATCCTGGGTCTGGTGCTGCACCTGGCCCAGGTGTGGTCCTCGGCGTCGCCCGAGTTCGCCGTGTTCATCCCGCGGCTGTCCAAAGCTCAGCGTCGCGCCGCCCTCGTCGACGCCGTCCGCCGCGTTTTGACGTACTAG
- a CDS encoding NAD(P)-binding oxidoreductase — translation MSDARTPTAMPSHITIFGATGRTGRALLHAARQSGVRTTAHLRDPGRLGGAPTDRIVAGSVLDRVSVHDALSGAGAAVIAVGLGRNQQAPLFTAGTATIIEAMHMQRVRRLIVLSEAAYSPHTAGLVPRIAAAAYRAAAATAIRQRREQDTLLYASGLQWTIVRPVRVVDRAARGLRTHLSTPATSLLPTTYADLATLILSVLPDPATHHHNLYP, via the coding sequence ATGAGCGACGCCCGCACACCGACGGCGATGCCGTCGCACATCACGATCTTCGGCGCCACCGGGCGAACCGGGCGCGCGTTGCTGCACGCCGCCCGGCAGTCCGGCGTTCGCACGACCGCCCACCTGCGTGACCCGGGCCGACTCGGCGGCGCACCCACCGACCGGATCGTCGCCGGTTCCGTTCTCGACCGCGTCAGCGTGCACGACGCGCTCTCCGGCGCCGGGGCCGCGGTCATCGCCGTCGGCCTGGGCCGCAACCAGCAAGCCCCGCTGTTCACCGCCGGCACGGCCACGATCATCGAGGCCATGCACATGCAGCGGGTACGCCGGCTGATAGTGCTCTCCGAGGCCGCTTACTCCCCGCACACCGCAGGTCTCGTGCCGCGAATCGCGGCCGCCGCCTACCGCGCCGCTGCCGCCACGGCCATCCGACAACGACGCGAGCAGGACACCCTCCTGTACGCGAGTGGACTGCAGTGGACCATCGTGCGCCCCGTCCGGGTCGTCGATCGAGCCGCGCGGGGCCTCCGCACCCACCTCAGCACACCAGCGACCTCCCTGCTCCCCACGACGTACGCCGACCTGGCCACGTTGATCCTCAGCGTCCTACCAGACCCCGCCACCCATCACCACAACCTCTACCCCTGA
- a CDS encoding patatin-like phospholipase family protein, producing MNGNRRLWRATAALGATAALAAGCSSAASDQAAAPVAERPRVGIVLGGGGETGIAWQTAVLAALGKAGLTPATVDVVVGTSAGALAGSYFSAGLDLEQLVEKERSGDVATAPLPAGKGMTAIPTEIIAALGSTEGTIEERGRKVGALAMKAPTPISSADFVTYVSSMLPGADWPALDFRPTSVNAETGQTVLWKKADGVPLAAAVASSAAVPGFLPTVEINGQHYTDAPRTSFSADLVKEKNLAAIIYIGMPTPNLSNTVEEEALSKLEAGGLRVVRITGGEGSEEIIRNALDPKVRPRAAELGLRDGAAATAAVEALLHP from the coding sequence ATGAACGGGAACAGGCGGTTGTGGCGGGCGACGGCGGCGCTGGGCGCGACGGCGGCACTGGCCGCGGGGTGCTCGTCGGCGGCGTCGGACCAGGCGGCCGCGCCGGTCGCCGAGCGCCCGCGGGTGGGCATCGTGCTCGGCGGCGGCGGGGAGACCGGCATCGCCTGGCAGACCGCAGTCCTCGCGGCGCTCGGCAAGGCCGGCTTGACCCCGGCGACCGTGGACGTCGTCGTCGGCACCTCCGCCGGCGCGTTGGCCGGAAGCTACTTCAGTGCCGGGCTCGACCTCGAACAGCTCGTCGAGAAGGAGCGAAGCGGTGACGTCGCCACCGCACCGCTGCCCGCGGGTAAGGGCATGACCGCGATCCCGACGGAGATCATCGCGGCGCTGGGCTCCACCGAGGGCACGATCGAGGAACGCGGCCGCAAGGTGGGGGCGCTGGCGATGAAGGCGCCGACCCCGATCTCCAGCGCCGACTTCGTCACCTATGTGTCGAGCATGCTGCCCGGCGCCGACTGGCCGGCGCTGGACTTCCGCCCCACGTCCGTGAACGCCGAGACCGGCCAGACGGTGCTCTGGAAGAAGGCCGACGGCGTGCCGCTGGCGGCGGCCGTTGCCTCTTCCGCGGCGGTACCGGGCTTCCTGCCCACCGTCGAGATCAACGGCCAGCACTACACCGACGCCCCACGTACCTCGTTCTCCGCCGACCTGGTCAAGGAGAAGAACCTCGCCGCAATCATCTACATCGGCATGCCGACGCCAAACCTGTCCAACACTGTGGAGGAGGAGGCGCTGAGCAAGCTCGAGGCCGGCGGCCTGCGCGTCGTCCGGATCACGGGCGGCGAGGGGTCCGAGGAGATCATCCGCAACGCCCTCGACCCCAAGGTGCGGCCGCGCGCCGCTGAGCTCGGCCTCCGCGACGGGGCCGCCGCCACCGCGGCGGTCGAAGCGCTCCTGCACCCCTGA